The Pungitius pungitius chromosome 15, fPunPun2.1, whole genome shotgun sequence nucleotide sequence CTCTCAAAAACACCTGAAAGGCCTGCTGGCCCACCAACAGATGTTAAAACACTGATCAGTCGGTGCAACAGAGGAGCACACGGACCCATTCATACAAAACGTGTCGTGGATTATTGCTTTGTACCACACAATAGTGCTTCTTTCTTGTGGCACTACAGCAGTTACTCACGCGCTTCTCTCTCCGTTCTAGGGCAAACCGTACATGTTCGACAGAGTGTTTCAGTCGAACACCACACAAGAACAGGTGTACAATGCCTGCGCCCAGAAGATAGTAAAAGGTGAGGTCTCACTCCTGACTGTGTCCGTATGCTCCAAACAAGCGGACACAGCAAATGAAAGTGACCTGAGCCTTCTGTCTCACAGATGTTCTGGAGGGATACAATGGGACGATTTTTGCGTACGGGCAGACATCGTCTGGCAAAACGCACACCATGGAGGTGaggatgactttttttttttttataaagtgcttcttgttttttaatcaaaaagctTTGCCTTACATGGTCAACGTCACATTTGTTCACAGGGGAATCTCCATGACACGGATGCAATGGGCATCATCCCCAGGATAGTTCAAGATATCTTCAACTACATCTACTCTATGGATGAAAACCTGGAGTTTCATATCAAAGTGAGTAGTGCTATTAATCCCCAAATTAAAATTCTAGATTCAGTGTTTAAATCGATTTACTTATTTTCACACTTCCAAACTGTAGGTTCATGCAACAAGTTACACACTTCTTGTTTTTCAGTTTATTACTAAGCATTTTTCATGTGTAACAGTTCCTGTGTTTTGTGTTCTACTTTTGCACGATTATACACACTTGGTGTGTAGAAAGAAGGAAACTTCAAAGTGGCGAGACTTTAACTTGAGTTaataaagttttcttttcttctgaaaaTACCAAACAGTCtaactcatgtttactgtgaacaaaactttttttctacCACCTTTTTAACAAGCATTATAATAATTATGAATTCAGGACCTATTGTGAAATCTTGTTAAACCTGTAAGTCACTTGGCTGCTGTTGTATCATCAAACATTTAGATTCTAATAATCTCACAGCTGGATTGGCGCcaaatgtttttcctctgttCACAGGTTTCATATTTTGAAATTTACTTAGACAAGATTCGGGATCTTCTGGACGGTAAGTGTCGATACTGCAGTGAACACATCTGGCCTAAAGTACCAGACAACAGTAACGTTGTGTAAAGCCATCAATTATGTTGTTAAATGCTTTGTAAATACAACACTACATAAGAGTACTAAGCAGACTTCCTTAAGAACGAATGTTTGACATTGCCGTCAGAAACTTAAATGAAGATATATATTTAAGTGTGgtattttcctgttttgatGATGATAAACAAAACGAGTTGTGAAATGGAGTTAAAGACTCTTCTTTCTCACCGGCTAACGGTGATGGCTTGTTTATTTCACGGTACATAAACCTTCTGAGTGGAAGTTTTATAGTTTGTACGTTTGCAAGTCAGCCAACCGGGGAAACGATGTAGAATCAGGGAGATGAAATTGGAGGCAGGGCCATAAACTGACTTCATGCCTGACGCGTCCATCTAAACGTCCTCTCGCCTGCAGTGTCCAAGACCAACTTGTCGGTGCACGAAGACAAAAACCGAGTCCCGTACGTCAAGGTGAGACTCTACCTCCCGCCACACGTGTAATACCCAGTGAAAGGCTTTTGTGAAGGTCAACCTTCTGCTTCTCCGTGTAGGGCTGCACTGAGAGATTTGTCTGCAGCCCCGACGAGGTCATGGACACAATCGATGAAGGCAAATCAAACCGACATGTAGCAGTTACGAGTAAGATTCCCTCTTGTAGCCTTTGGTCACAGTCATTCACCGTAGTGCTTTTTTTGAGGCTGACGCTATCTCCGTTTCTCATTCAGACATGAACGAGCACAGCTCCAGGAGTCACAGCATCTTCCTGATAAACGTCAAGCAGGAGAACACTCAGACGGAGCAGAAGCTCAGCGGCAAACTCTACCTGGTGGATCTGGCTGGCAGTGAAAAGGTACAGAGAACCATCCCTCGGGGATATCCGTAGGCTTCTTCTCCTACGTTGCTCGCACCACCGGGTTGACATTTCTTTCCCATGTTCTCAGGTCAGTAAAACGGGAGCAGAGGGATCTGTGCTGGATGAAGCCAAGAACATCAACAAGTCTCTGTCGTCTCTGGGAAACGTCATCTCTGCCCTGGCAGAAGGAACGGTCCGTAACTCTGCTTTCACTCTTTGGCGGGTAGTTTTTGTGCACTTGAAGGCGTGGGTTGTTCTGTGGCGTGTCAGCTTTTCATCTGCTATTGAGGAGCTGTGTCCACCAgagtattttaaacatgatttgCTCTGGGAGGGGCACGTATGAAAGCGATGCTACAAACGCCAGCAGCATTACGGTGGGCTTAATGGGGCCCTCGTGTCTGGTGCACTGGACCGAACGCAGTGTGAGATAATAGAGTTGATCTGAGTCTGAACGACACAGTGATATTACCCAAGATGTTTGCTGCTCCATTAAATCTCACCGCAACCTCTGGTGAGGTTATACAGCTTTTTTTAAGAGTATTATAAACACTGCTGTCAGTCAGTGTTTGCCAGCCGCACAGCCCGGAGATGAGTGTGCATCAGGAAAAACTGTTCAATCACCCTGTGAAAGAGCTTTTCCCATCATCTAGAGGCCCTTTGTGTCGCAGAAACAACTTGAGTGGATAAGAAATTTCCTTCCAGCAATGTTTTTCTTAAATGCCTTTTATAGTGATTTCACACTTTTCAATTTTAATCAACAATTGGTTTGTTCTTGAGCCCCTTCGAGCTGAAAACaacctgagggagggagggagggaggagggctcTCTCATACACAAGTCATGGTCTAAAACAAATAAGCTATTGTGCAGAGATGTCTCACTGTGTGGAGTCTAAAGAAGTATTGCAGACTGCTTCACTTCAATACTACTAATGCATCAAGTTAGCATTAAAGTGATTGCAGCTGTAACTGAAGCCATCCCATCATGTCGGCTCTGTGCGTTGTGCATATTTACGTGACATTAGTTTTAAGGATATGATATCAAAACTGATCATTAATCCacttaaagggattttttttgattttgtgtcTTCTACCCGTGATGATTGGTTAAATGTCTCTTCTAGGCCTACATCCCCTACAGAGACAGCAAGATGACCCGTATCCTGCAGGACTCTCTGGGTGGTAACTGTCGAACCACAATTATCATCTGCTGCTCGCCTTCCTCCTACAATGAGTGCGAAACCAAATCCACCCTCATGTTTGGACAAAGGTTGGTAGTGTAGCCAAATCTGCCATTATGGGCAgtgtattattaataataattaatggtTACTGCTGTGTTTCTTCATGGAATAATACAATGTTTCACTTGAATTCTTCAGAGCAAAGACCATCAAGAACACGGTCACAGTGAACGTTGAGCTGACAGCGGAGCAGTGGAAGCAGAAATATGAGCGGGAGAAGGTGAAGAATACGACCCTGAGGAACACGGTCACCTGGTTGGAGAACGAGCTCAACCGCTGGAGGAACGGTGAGGATCCGACTGCGTCTTGGCCCTCAGGAGATTCCTCACAAATGGAAGCCAATGTCAGATTCTTCAGCCTGTTTTGGTTCCGGTGGTGTTACAATGCCAGAAACATCTGTAGGAAACATCACGTCTTTTTGTCTGCATACTCTCACCTCAGGTGAAAGCGTGCCGGTGGAGGAGCAGTTCGACAAGGAGAAGGCCAACGCCGAGGTGCAGGCCCTGGACAACGTGATCAACGAGAAGCAGGCGTCCACGCCCAACGTGCCCGGCGTCCGCCTCACCGACGTGGAGAAAGACAAGTGTGAGGCCGAGGTGGCCAAGCTCTACAAACAGCTGGACGACAAGGTGAGCCAGATGTGGATTTGCTTAAAACATCGAAACCACCAAACGCAAACATGAATTTCATCATGAAACATGGATATGGAAATTTAAAGCTGCCACATTCCTCTGCCTCCACGTCATGGTTTTCaaatttattttgaatggaGAGTCAAGAAAAGCCAGACAGCTGATCGGGGGTTCAGCATCATTCCCATGAATGATAACCGTGTTCTTTTTATTCCTACcaacattttcatcatttttattggcTGTGTCTCTCCGCTCGTACCAAATCCCCTCCAGTGGTGGCTGCTGTGGGAATTAATGTCTCTTTGGGTTCCCGCTCTTCACAGGACGAGGAGATCAACCAGCAGAGCCAGCTGGCTGAGAAGCTGAAGCAACAGATGCTGGACCAGGATGAGGTGAGGACTGGATGTTGATCAGCTGTAGACCTCAAACAGCATAGGATGTGTATGTAGGGCGGCTCCAGACCTAAGGCACAATGGGGAtggatttagtttttgttttttttacattatcaaAGGTCGTATTAAATAAATGGAACTGTGGGTCATCTCCTATTTCTGTTTTGTAAAAGCCAGTTGCACCTTTGCCTGGTGTATTGCTATTGCTCCACGGCAGCAGgaccaaaaacaggccaaactACCGTCATTTCACAGGATTGCCATCTGCTGACACTgtatttacctgtgtgtgtgtgtgtgtgtgtgtgtgtgtgtgtgtgtgtgtgtgtgtgtgtcagaatgtGCACACTACGACAACTCTCCTTTGTCAGCACTTCGCTCCATTTGAATAATGCCCTGTTTTGAATCTCAGGGAATATTGTGGCATTGACGTTATAACAAGCTTTTTTGTTGTCTGCTGCCTCCAGATAGCGATGCACCAACAAAGCCTGCGCCTCACTTTAAGGCCAACACACCCGCGGGTGCATGGGACGGAGATGTGGGCTTTAGAGACCTTTTGTTACAGACTGTAAACATTATTCTACGCTGTCAATATggtcatttcaacatgttttctttttgggggggggggggggggggggggtcactcgcTTTAATAGTGAGTCTCAAGTGGCTTTTTGAGGAGCTACTTTTTTTTAGCACTAATGCATTGCTTTCATTTCTCAGTCCTAAATGTTGTCATCATTTGCTGTTATTTAGTAGTAGACTCGTCCATATTGTGCCTTTATTATACTAAATATGCCATaatactatttattttaaagaagcAACATAATTAAACTTCTTTTCCCTCCTGCTTGCAGCTACTGGCCTCCTCGCGCCGCGATCACGAGAACCTCCAGGCGGAGCTGAACCGCCTGCAGGCGGAGAACGAGGCCTCCAAAGATGAGGTGAAGGAGGTGCTGCAGGCTCTGGAGGAGCTCGCCGTCAACTACGACCAGAAGagccaggaggtggaggacaagACCAAGGAGTTTGAGGCCATCAGCGAGGAGCTGAGCCAGAAATCGGTGAGCTGCAGCTAGATAAGTCGCCGTGGTGCTTTAATTTTTGTTCATACTTCTCTTTACACATATGTgcatgtcgcccccccccccccccccccccacagtccaTCCTGTCCTCTCTGGACTCTGAGCTCCAGAAGCTGAAGGAGATGTCCAACCACCAGAAGAAGAGGGTGACTGAGATGATGTCGTCACTGCTCAAAGACCTCGCTGAGATCGGCATCGCTGTGGGCAGCAATGACATCAAGG carries:
- the LOC119209854 gene encoding kinesin-1 heavy chain yields the protein MADPAECTIKVMCRFRPLNSSEVVRGDRYIPKFQGEEDVIIGGKPYMFDRVFQSNTTQEQVYNACAQKIVKDVLEGYNGTIFAYGQTSSGKTHTMEGNLHDTDAMGIIPRIVQDIFNYIYSMDENLEFHIKVSYFEIYLDKIRDLLDVSKTNLSVHEDKNRVPYVKGCTERFVCSPDEVMDTIDEGKSNRHVAVTNMNEHSSRSHSIFLINVKQENTQTEQKLSGKLYLVDLAGSEKVSKTGAEGSVLDEAKNINKSLSSLGNVISALAEGTAYIPYRDSKMTRILQDSLGGNCRTTIIICCSPSSYNECETKSTLMFGQRAKTIKNTVTVNVELTAEQWKQKYEREKVKNTTLRNTVTWLENELNRWRNGESVPVEEQFDKEKANAEVQALDNVINEKQASTPNVPGVRLTDVEKDKCEAEVAKLYKQLDDKDEEINQQSQLAEKLKQQMLDQDELLASSRRDHENLQAELNRLQAENEASKDEVKEVLQALEELAVNYDQKSQEVEDKTKEFEAISEELSQKSSILSSLDSELQKLKEMSNHQKKRVTEMMSSLLKDLAEIGIAVGSNDIKQHEGSGLIDEEFTVARLYISKMKSEVKTMAKRCKQLEGTQSESNQKMDENEKELAACQLRISQHEAKIKSLTEYLQNVEQKKRQLEENVDSLNEELVKLSAQEKVHAMEKESEIQTANEVKEAVEKQIHSHRDAHQKQISSLRDELDNKEKLITELQDLNQKIMLEQERLRVEHEKLKSTDQEKSRKLHELTVMQDRREQARQDLKGLEETVAKELQTLHNLRKLFVQDLATRVKKSAEMDSDDTGGSAAQKQKISFLENNLEQLTKVHKQLVRDNADLRCELPKLEKRLRATAERVKALESALKEAKENAARDRKRYQQEVDRIKEAVRAKNMARRGHSAQIAKPIRPGQQPVASPTHPNINRSGGGFYQNSQTVSIRGGSSSSSSIAGGDIKHDKN